In one Mucilaginibacter ginsenosidivorax genomic region, the following are encoded:
- a CDS encoding RagB/SusD family nutrient uptake outer membrane protein, with translation MKKSILYILVITGSFCLPACKKFLNIQPIDKLTGNNFYRSKEDVVANIYDLSRLFFGKINETHFIGATGEYRSGEVMHEAQSDLGPAREYVEVLGRNDLLGLINGNPPWNFYNFYKITNWTGYYQVVQGANILISKLDEGIPGVSAAEKNQFKGEAAFIRSLAYFFMVRLYGDVPYYTDAFHSTSLPRENMVSVLNKCIADLKTYKDNMPWTYSDPALKGVRASRGSIIALMMNMNMWNAGFDKTNANKYYQETVDLGQELIKSNAYRLLPIAEWATVIKGRSDESLFEFYRSVNYGDANSNIAPIGDMFLHYPYKRPEYTHRISFAYFRGEYMQKLYPGTADKRATIWFNEDIYADNGKFMMLKFAQNAFATGEEDSNPDNTFMIFRYAGEILLCAEAMAELGQDNEAIALVNKVRDRAEASQYSGSGGQDLKDFIFLERSRELMGEGHHYFDLVRTRRILSSEWSYNVLTLDKFNRGAWTWPISSDALTNNPFMTLNAYWVNGGN, from the coding sequence ATGAAAAAAAGTATTTTATACATTTTAGTAATTACAGGAAGTTTCTGTTTACCTGCCTGTAAAAAGTTTTTAAACATTCAACCTATTGATAAGTTAACGGGTAACAACTTTTACCGCTCAAAAGAGGATGTTGTTGCCAATATATATGATCTTTCGCGGCTGTTTTTTGGGAAGATCAACGAAACTCATTTCATAGGCGCTACCGGCGAATACCGCTCTGGCGAGGTAATGCACGAAGCACAATCAGATCTGGGCCCGGCCCGCGAGTATGTTGAAGTATTGGGCAGAAACGATTTGCTGGGCCTTATCAACGGCAACCCGCCATGGAACTTTTACAATTTTTATAAGATTACCAACTGGACGGGTTATTACCAGGTTGTGCAGGGCGCCAATATCCTGATATCGAAACTGGATGAAGGCATACCCGGAGTATCCGCCGCCGAGAAAAATCAATTTAAAGGCGAAGCGGCTTTTATACGGTCGCTGGCTTATTTCTTTATGGTTCGGCTTTATGGCGATGTGCCTTATTATACCGATGCTTTTCATTCAACTTCGTTACCCCGTGAAAACATGGTTTCGGTTTTAAATAAATGTATTGCCGACCTGAAAACATATAAAGACAACATGCCCTGGACTTATTCGGACCCTGCCCTAAAAGGAGTACGGGCAAGCAGGGGCAGCATCATAGCGCTGATGATGAATATGAATATGTGGAACGCCGGTTTTGATAAGACCAATGCCAATAAGTATTACCAGGAAACTGTTGATCTGGGCCAGGAGCTTATTAAAAGCAACGCATACAGGTTATTGCCAATTGCAGAATGGGCCACGGTTATTAAAGGACGATCGGACGAAAGCCTGTTTGAATTTTATCGCAGCGTTAACTATGGCGATGCAAACTCAAACATAGCACCCATCGGAGATATGTTTTTGCATTATCCCTATAAGCGACCGGAGTATACACACAGGATAAGCTTTGCTTATTTCCGCGGAGAATATATGCAAAAACTATATCCCGGAACTGCAGATAAACGGGCTACCATATGGTTTAATGAAGACATATATGCCGATAATGGAAAATTTATGATGTTAAAATTCGCTCAGAACGCATTTGCAACCGGCGAAGAAGATAGTAACCCCGATAATACTTTTATGATTTTTAGGTACGCCGGCGAAATTTTGCTATGTGCCGAAGCAATGGCCGAACTGGGCCAGGATAATGAAGCTATAGCGCTGGTTAACAAGGTCAGAGACAGGGCCGAAGCTTCGCAATATTCAGGTTCAGGCGGCCAGGACCTGAAGGACTTTATCTTTTTAGAAAGATCACGCGAACTGATGGGCGAAGGTCATCATTATTTCGACCTGGTACGCACCCGCAGGATACTTAGCAGCGAGTGGTCATACAATGTATTAACCTTAGATAAATTTAACAGGGGCGCCTGGACATGGCCTATCAGCAGCGATGCATTAACCAATAATCCTTTCATGACACTAAATGCCTATTGGGTAAACGGTGGTAATTAA
- a CDS encoding SusC/RagA family TonB-linked outer membrane protein yields MRKHILFYVVLIVCIICNADIYAQTKNITVSGKVLDKPENKVLVGVNISIDKKGIGQTDANGRFSITVPVNSVVSFSFIGFVTQKLKVEESQKDVIITLSEDKKGLNEIVIVGYQNRNKETTTGASAIITNKDIADIPVSSFEQLLQGKVAGLNIQNNTGAPGFRGSVQVRGLSTLSVSGSGNESFLQPTSPLYIIDGVPLDADKAAEFGFQTQGPGVSPLSLIPVEDIQSIQIMKDAQATSLYGSRGAYGVIIITTKRGNSKVPRVRYTTNFFVNAPPKLRETLGGNDERRAKIQQILSNATTVDELRKIGLTGFLADSLNAYWNNSTNWQSIFYATTYNQSHNLALDGGDQKFNYKANVGYYSEKGVIKNTGFDRYNLNMNMEFKPNDKFRFFGSLFGSVGSQAKGDGLGLLQQGVASNGQASTLLPPPSFYLSSDGVTSALKTLNSNSSRNIRANVDGRYEFIPGLALSSSISYDYTSDAESTFTPAAANSQFAQVYDFEGRNYTLYNRNAITYAKTLGSNHNIFVNLFNEIYKQGGQSGIIRQERTPNDQLQGPVGYDSYYSRGGGVLSNYKNATIASFAGAVSYDFQRKYVVELSYRLDGTSSNGLENPYSKNPSVGLKWNYSKENWFKDLPWLTYGGIRLTWGQNIVPTGSLQSIYGIYNLNGNFNNNPTIGINYDFVPNPTLKPTTTTQYNLGFDIGLFQSRVDLNFDTYYKKVDNLLFDRFLSNTTGFNRRVSNDVAIADYGYELTLTVRPVISKDFNWSISMNGAINRDILLKLPAEYNGQYIKFDNSPYLQHIVFRVGQNTLSNYLHINQGVYATDADVPVNPATGKKYSSNGVPFKAGDPIFKDVNGDYILDDRDYEITGNSQPLVTGGISTNIIYKNFGLNIYATFTAKRTVLNNALADRLAISRNPYDLLAVVPLSNMDIWRKPGDHTVYPNPYSFSTYNQIQPLRPDQTLWAEDGSYFKINNVTLSYSFDRKLIRKIGFNNLRVYFSTNNLTTFSSYKGPNPENVTTLGRDISSGYPVPRTYNIGLNLELNTSK; encoded by the coding sequence ATGAGAAAACATATACTATTTTACGTAGTACTGATAGTTTGCATAATCTGCAATGCAGATATATACGCGCAAACAAAAAATATAACGGTTTCTGGTAAAGTACTTGATAAGCCCGAAAACAAGGTGCTGGTGGGGGTAAATATCTCTATAGATAAAAAGGGAATAGGCCAAACTGATGCCAACGGAAGATTTTCCATTACCGTGCCTGTCAACTCTGTAGTTTCATTCTCATTTATTGGGTTTGTTACTCAAAAGTTAAAGGTTGAAGAAAGTCAGAAAGACGTTATCATCACATTAAGCGAAGACAAAAAAGGGCTTAATGAAATAGTTATTGTAGGTTATCAAAACCGTAATAAGGAAACCACCACAGGTGCTTCGGCAATTATTACCAATAAGGATATAGCCGATATCCCGGTATCGAGTTTTGAACAGCTACTGCAAGGCAAGGTTGCCGGTTTAAACATTCAGAACAATACGGGCGCGCCGGGCTTTAGGGGCTCGGTACAGGTGCGTGGCTTGTCAACCCTTAGTGTTAGCGGCAGCGGTAACGAATCGTTTTTACAGCCAACATCTCCGCTGTACATTATTGATGGGGTACCGCTGGATGCCGATAAGGCAGCTGAGTTTGGTTTTCAAACCCAGGGCCCCGGGGTTAGTCCGTTGTCCTTGATTCCGGTGGAAGATATCCAGAGTATCCAGATCATGAAAGATGCCCAGGCAACCTCTCTTTATGGTTCAAGAGGCGCCTATGGTGTAATTATTATTACCACCAAACGCGGCAATTCAAAGGTGCCAAGGGTGCGTTATACCACTAACTTTTTTGTTAATGCGCCGCCAAAACTGCGCGAAACATTAGGAGGTAACGATGAGCGCCGCGCAAAAATTCAGCAAATATTATCAAATGCAACAACTGTTGATGAGTTAAGAAAAATAGGATTGACAGGCTTTTTGGCCGATAGTTTGAACGCTTATTGGAATAATTCAACCAACTGGCAGTCTATATTTTACGCAACTACCTATAACCAAAGCCATAACCTGGCTTTAGATGGCGGCGATCAGAAATTCAACTACAAAGCAAACGTTGGCTACTACTCAGAAAAAGGGGTAATAAAAAACACCGGATTTGACAGGTATAACCTAAACATGAACATGGAGTTTAAACCAAACGACAAGTTTAGGTTTTTCGGTTCCTTATTCGGTTCGGTAGGCAGCCAAGCTAAAGGCGATGGCCTGGGGCTGTTGCAACAAGGTGTTGCGTCAAATGGCCAGGCATCAACTTTATTGCCGCCGCCATCATTCTACCTGTCGTCAGATGGTGTTACATCGGCGTTGAAAACACTGAACAGCAACAGCTCAAGAAATATAAGGGCCAACGTAGACGGCCGGTACGAGTTTATTCCCGGGCTTGCTTTATCATCCAGCATCAGTTATGATTATACCTCTGATGCCGAATCGACATTTACGCCGGCTGCGGCCAATTCGCAATTTGCACAGGTATATGATTTTGAGGGCCGAAACTACACCTTGTACAACCGTAACGCCATTACTTATGCTAAAACATTGGGCAGCAACCATAATATATTTGTTAACTTATTTAATGAAATATATAAGCAGGGCGGCCAAAGTGGCATCATCAGGCAAGAGCGCACGCCTAATGATCAGCTCCAGGGGCCGGTAGGTTACGATTCATATTACTCGCGTGGGGGGGGGGTACTTTCCAATTACAAAAATGCCACCATTGCGTCATTTGCCGGTGCGGTGAGTTATGATTTTCAGCGCAAATACGTGGTTGAGCTTTCATACCGGTTAGATGGCACGTCATCAAACGGGTTAGAGAATCCCTACTCCAAAAACCCATCAGTGGGCTTAAAATGGAATTACAGTAAAGAAAACTGGTTTAAAGATCTGCCATGGCTTACTTATGGAGGTATAAGGTTAACCTGGGGCCAAAATATTGTGCCTACAGGCAGCTTGCAAAGTATTTACGGTATCTATAACCTGAATGGCAACTTTAACAACAATCCAACCATTGGTATAAATTATGATTTTGTACCCAATCCTACATTAAAACCAACTACTACCACACAATACAATTTAGGATTTGATATCGGGTTGTTTCAAAGCCGGGTTGATTTAAATTTTGATACCTATTATAAAAAGGTTGATAATTTATTGTTCGACAGGTTTTTATCAAACACCACCGGTTTTAACCGCCGGGTGAGCAATGATGTAGCAATTGCCGATTATGGTTATGAGTTAACGCTTACAGTAAGGCCGGTAATTTCAAAAGACTTTAACTGGAGTATCTCGATGAATGGTGCCATCAACCGCGATATTTTACTAAAGCTCCCTGCCGAGTATAATGGTCAGTACATTAAGTTTGATAACAGCCCTTATTTACAGCACATTGTTTTCAGGGTAGGCCAAAACACGCTGTCGAACTATTTGCACATCAACCAGGGTGTATATGCAACTGATGCCGATGTACCGGTAAACCCCGCAACCGGGAAAAAATATTCGTCGAACGGGGTGCCGTTTAAAGCAGGCGACCCTATTTTTAAAGATGTTAACGGCGATTATATATTGGACGACAGAGATTATGAAATAACCGGCAATTCGCAGCCTTTGGTAACCGGTGGTATATCTACAAACATCATCTACAAAAACTTTGGCCTTAACATTTACGCAACATTTACCGCCAAAAGAACTGTTCTGAATAATGCATTGGCCGATCGTTTGGCCATATCCCGCAATCCTTATGATTTATTGGCTGTTGTGCCATTAAGTAATATGGATATCTGGAGGAAGCCGGGCGACCATACGGTTTACCCAAATCCTTACTCGTTTTCTACCTATAACCAGATACAGCCTTTAAGGCCCGATCAAACATTATGGGCAGAGGATGGATCGTATTTTAAAATAAATAACGTAACGCTGTCGTACTCGTTTGATCGCAAGCTTATCCGCAAAATTGGTTTTAACAACCTAAGGGTATATTTCTCAACCAATAACCTTACTACGTTTTCGAGCTATAAGGGGCCAAACCCCGAGAACGTAACAACGCTGGGGCGGGATATTTCCAGCGGATACCCAGTGCCGCGTACCTATAATATTGGTTTAAACTTAGAACTCAACACAAGTAAATAA
- a CDS encoding DUF5007 domain-containing protein, which translates to MRTYFKKEFICFLFAIAVLSSCKKIFNLPNDKDYLSSNVNYSNKIFEPIIGRTTVIGGFNGDNSTQPIKFEIVNARFGDGRPVTDLFQKKATYVWTAPYNGLEKSLAEIEAKRKLQEHPLFEVLPSGEFILWASSTNELIAPRPADSTNFPQDTRFFDLKITNTGGHTIIRDFQIRPFRERPYEPSDDFNIYSGGPAPHPKTPYNPLSRNYIRPFLNNVIGATTDIPLESNDDKKDVVVYIRPFTGGTGNSLRFKFLNKDSVEMNPALFNETVWDKIVHGFNFQKTLTYAQYDVAYPIPLVEIPTIYAPGGTRDHAEFRYSRIGFGGVRVVASFGIDFAIYRKGDWEIVFHFLKDNPKFENE; encoded by the coding sequence ATGCGAACATATTTTAAAAAAGAGTTCATTTGCTTCTTGTTTGCTATTGCAGTATTAAGCAGTTGTAAAAAGATATTTAACCTGCCAAATGATAAGGACTATTTAAGCTCAAATGTAAATTACAGCAATAAGATATTTGAACCAATTATTGGGCGCACTACAGTGATAGGCGGCTTCAATGGCGATAATTCAACACAGCCTATAAAGTTTGAAATTGTTAACGCCCGCTTTGGCGATGGCCGGCCGGTGACAGATCTTTTTCAGAAAAAAGCCACTTATGTTTGGACAGCTCCTTACAATGGCCTGGAAAAAAGCCTGGCCGAAATTGAAGCCAAAAGAAAACTGCAGGAACATCCATTATTTGAAGTACTCCCATCCGGCGAATTCATTTTATGGGCATCGTCAACTAATGAACTTATTGCCCCGAGGCCGGCCGATAGCACAAATTTTCCGCAGGATACCCGCTTTTTTGATCTCAAGATCACCAACACCGGCGGACATACCATTATTCGCGATTTTCAGATAAGGCCTTTCCGCGAGCGCCCTTATGAACCATCTGATGATTTTAATATTTATTCAGGCGGTCCGGCCCCTCATCCAAAAACACCTTATAATCCATTAAGCAGGAATTATATAAGGCCATTTTTAAATAATGTTATTGGAGCTACTACCGATATACCACTTGAAAGCAACGACGATAAAAAAGACGTGGTAGTTTATATCCGCCCGTTTACCGGTGGTACAGGGAATTCGCTGAGGTTTAAATTTTTAAATAAAGACTCGGTAGAAATGAACCCCGCTTTGTTTAATGAAACGGTATGGGATAAGATAGTGCACGGGTTTAACTTTCAAAAAACACTTACATACGCGCAGTATGATGTGGCTTACCCAATTCCTTTAGTTGAGATACCTACAATATATGCTCCCGGGGGTACACGGGATCATGCCGAATTCAGGTATTCGAGAATTGGTTTTGGCGGTGTTAGGGTAGTGGCAAGTTTCGGGATCGATTTTGCCATATACAGAAAAGGAGACTGGGAAATAGTTTTCCATTTCCTGAAGGATAATCCAAAGTTCGAAAACGAATAA
- a CDS encoding fasciclin domain-containing protein, translated as MKNFEKYMSALKLSVVMALLLSACKKDGGYHSTATNSPTFAGNTYEYLKSKPGVYDSLIAVIDRMGLKQTLTDSNVTLFAVTNPSFQLAINNLNTLRRQGDKDPLFLSNIDGVQLDTMASYYIMRGRRTTDSLTLQDGLDLTSVRFGYPMHGKVTRASSSGLVDGGPQVIEFSNTKKSKFIRFWSTTTTGSNNIITKNGVVHVVSADHIFGFDEFVPRLTFIPPPPNLISLIGGKLSVLRDNDGGPDNGEGSKKVIDGDDHTKFLAELQGRLWIRFELNTPAVSGVYTLTSANDAPERDPRAWTYEGSNDGQTWVELDRRSNFFFEERYQTKVFSCPNTVAYKFYRIDITELRDGGLFQLAEWSINKAK; from the coding sequence ATGAAAAACTTTGAAAAATATATGAGTGCCTTAAAGTTATCAGTAGTTATGGCACTATTGCTGTCTGCCTGTAAAAAAGATGGGGGATACCATAGCACGGCAACTAACAGCCCCACGTTTGCCGGCAATACCTATGAATATTTAAAAAGCAAACCTGGTGTTTATGATTCGCTGATAGCTGTGATTGACAGAATGGGTTTAAAACAAACTTTAACCGATAGTAATGTAACCTTGTTTGCCGTTACAAATCCCAGTTTTCAACTGGCAATTAACAACCTGAACACCTTAAGAAGACAAGGGGATAAAGACCCGCTTTTTCTTTCGAACATTGATGGTGTACAGCTGGATACCATGGCTTCATACTACATTATGAGAGGAAGGCGCACTACCGATTCGTTAACCTTACAGGATGGGCTTGATTTGACCAGCGTTCGTTTTGGGTATCCGATGCATGGTAAAGTTACCCGGGCATCCTCATCGGGTTTGGTTGATGGTGGTCCGCAGGTGATTGAATTCAGCAATACCAAAAAAAGCAAATTTATCCGCTTTTGGTCAACAACCACAACAGGATCTAATAACATCATTACCAAAAATGGGGTAGTACATGTGGTAAGCGCCGACCATATTTTCGGGTTTGACGAGTTTGTTCCCCGTCTCACATTTATCCCGCCGCCACCAAACTTAATATCATTAATTGGAGGTAAACTATCTGTGTTAAGAGATAATGATGGCGGACCTGATAATGGCGAAGGATCTAAAAAAGTTATTGACGGAGATGATCACACCAAATTCCTGGCAGAGCTACAAGGCAGGTTATGGATCAGGTTTGAGCTGAATACGCCGGCAGTATCGGGTGTATACACACTTACTTCGGCAAACGATGCGCCCGAAAGAGACCCAAGGGCCTGGACTTACGAGGGTTCAAATGACGGGCAAACCTGGGTTGAACTGGATAGGCGCAGCAATTTCTTTTTTGAAGAACGGTACCAGACAAAAGTTTTCAGCTGCCCGAACACAGTAGCTTATAAATTTTACCGCATTGACATTACAGAACTCAGGGACGGCGGGCTTTTCCAGTTAGCTGAATGGTCAATAAATAAAGCTAAATAA
- a CDS encoding RagB/SusD family nutrient uptake outer membrane protein has translation MKKILYITLLFFVALTGCNKTLDINSVRVVAEVNMWNKLEDTRAGLLGIYALTRAALSDNDSHWLYGDVRTGEFISPNRPDLKAIAGNKLNASYPTVDALSDWTRFYAIVNAANIFLERVGDVKAADKRYTENNMIVDVAQARFLRAFAYFYMVRIWGDVPFIITSHDGKFENKPRENQGKILVWAQQEMLTAATDLPFIYSGGDVQQPGNYYNEDRTRWGGALATKNTAYAVLAHLAAWQGNYTDVATYTKFVEDNYGKSGIGFQNTEDLTKSNGFFFNKNTSQMFGFNSDWGHIDGSGTGHIEELTLAEPVLNKKVPDIYMPKDTILKIFNQPNDERFSVDTLGLPRSERYFTNINGKYPIFSKIKVIQGGTTDPTFRYFTSALIFTRLEDIVLLRAEALAVLGDQNGAIGELINVMTRRGITTITINSGELIDLIFDERHRELLGEGQRWYDLVRYNKIKQNNPAFLNLINSQGIYWPVSRKLISQNNLLTQNPFWK, from the coding sequence ATGAAAAAGATATTATATATCACGCTTCTGTTTTTTGTGGCCTTAACCGGTTGTAATAAAACATTGGATATAAATTCTGTAAGGGTGGTTGCCGAAGTGAACATGTGGAATAAGCTGGAAGATACCCGTGCCGGCCTGCTGGGAATTTACGCGCTTACCCGTGCCGCATTATCTGATAACGACAGCCATTGGCTGTATGGAGATGTTAGGACAGGCGAGTTTATCAGCCCAAACAGGCCCGACCTTAAGGCCATTGCCGGCAATAAACTAAATGCATCCTATCCAACGGTGGACGCTTTATCCGACTGGACCAGGTTTTATGCCATCGTTAACGCCGCCAATATTTTCCTGGAACGGGTTGGCGATGTAAAAGCGGCAGATAAGCGCTATACAGAAAACAATATGATTGTTGATGTTGCCCAGGCCCGCTTCCTCAGAGCCTTTGCTTACTTCTACATGGTTAGGATATGGGGCGATGTGCCGTTTATTATTACCTCGCACGATGGTAAGTTTGAAAACAAACCCCGTGAAAATCAAGGTAAGATATTAGTTTGGGCTCAGCAGGAAATGCTAACAGCCGCCACCGATTTGCCGTTTATTTATAGTGGCGGCGATGTTCAGCAACCAGGTAACTATTACAACGAGGACAGAACCAGGTGGGGAGGTGCTTTAGCAACAAAAAATACGGCTTACGCTGTTTTGGCTCATTTAGCGGCATGGCAAGGCAATTATACCGATGTTGCCACCTATACCAAATTTGTTGAGGATAACTACGGTAAAAGCGGTATAGGTTTCCAGAATACCGAGGACCTGACCAAATCAAACGGATTCTTTTTTAATAAAAACACCAGTCAGATGTTTGGCTTCAATTCCGACTGGGGACATATTGATGGGTCTGGAACCGGCCATATAGAAGAGTTGACCCTGGCCGAGCCTGTTTTAAATAAAAAGGTTCCTGATATATATATGCCTAAGGATACCATTTTAAAAATATTTAATCAGCCAAATGACGAACGCTTTAGTGTTGATACACTTGGGCTGCCACGGTCCGAAAGATATTTTACCAATATAAATGGTAAGTACCCCATTTTTAGTAAGATAAAAGTTATCCAGGGAGGTACCACCGACCCTACTTTCAGGTATTTCACCAGCGCATTAATTTTTACCAGGCTTGAAGATATTGTTTTATTACGCGCCGAGGCATTAGCTGTTTTAGGTGATCAAAACGGTGCTATAGGCGAGTTGATAAACGTAATGACAAGGCGTGGCATAACCACTATCACCATCAATAGCGGAGAGTTGATTGACCTGATTTTTGATGAGCGGCATCGCGAGTTACTGGGTGAAGGGCAGCGATGGTACGATTTGGTAAGGTACAATAAAATCAAGCAAAATAATCCTGCTTTTTTAAACCTGATAAACTCCCAGGGAATTTACTGGCCGGTATCCCGTAAGCTTATTTCACAAAACAACTTATTAACTCAAAATCCATTTTGGAAATAA